A stretch of Aureispira sp. CCB-E DNA encodes these proteins:
- a CDS encoding FAD/NAD(P)-binding protein — translation MKPTKHIAIVGAGPRGLSALECLYTQNCSKYLIKTLLFEATEHLGCGPIYAQEQPDSNWLNISERFLEIEARQAITLEQQYIPTFPSYHEWTNYNTATPAQSPDYYPPRSKLGRYLQERFWSIAGPLQKEGHLSIIPKKVQQVIKKGTATSLKTEDGRIYTSDEILLTIGHQPTDWDQQIEKWQSFATKTPSIALFKECYPIRQFLNHSIITTHSTIALRGFGLAMMDVVRGILEGLGGRFVKNETNQSVYFEGNKHIPKQFVPFSLDGLPMAPKPLNQEIDNWFKPTTEELQYLSRELDVASSSHAPNIENNLFLIQAFAPLAASIFSRLSSSVAHQLSIESIKNQVVLWLGNLDYQHELIIPKHQAAVISMQHYIEMALGNAPISLDYCIGQVWRHCQPTFYKKLSFHNLSNEVAQAIITLDERMKRYAYGPPVDSIQQLVALVDKGLLNLDFVHNPSINLSKTGWQISSNHQSIEATVMIDTVLDSPQLLKVSTPIIRHLLKDELIAPIHDQLGLITDRYSYALSQQNSQQLPIAVLGRLCKGTVLGVDAILECFGERSHQWASKAVL, via the coding sequence ATGAAACCAACTAAACATATTGCTATTGTAGGGGCAGGACCAAGAGGCTTATCTGCCCTAGAGTGTCTTTATACTCAAAATTGTTCCAAATATCTTATTAAAACATTGCTTTTTGAAGCCACAGAGCACCTTGGCTGTGGTCCTATTTATGCACAAGAACAGCCAGACAGTAATTGGCTAAATATTTCTGAACGATTCCTTGAAATTGAAGCACGTCAAGCCATTACATTAGAACAGCAGTACATTCCTACATTCCCATCATATCACGAGTGGACTAATTATAATACAGCTACTCCTGCCCAATCACCCGATTATTACCCTCCTCGTTCCAAATTGGGACGCTATCTACAAGAACGCTTTTGGTCAATAGCAGGACCATTACAAAAAGAAGGGCATTTGTCAATCATCCCCAAAAAAGTACAACAAGTTATAAAAAAAGGGACTGCTACAAGCCTAAAAACTGAAGATGGTCGTATTTATACTTCGGATGAAATTTTATTGACCATTGGGCATCAACCAACGGATTGGGACCAGCAAATAGAAAAATGGCAAAGCTTTGCTACCAAGACACCTTCTATTGCTCTTTTTAAAGAATGCTACCCTATTCGACAATTTTTAAATCACTCTATTATTACAACGCATAGTACCATTGCATTGCGAGGCTTTGGTTTAGCCATGATGGATGTTGTAAGGGGGATTTTAGAGGGGCTCGGCGGACGCTTTGTCAAAAATGAGACGAATCAATCCGTGTATTTTGAAGGCAATAAACATATTCCAAAACAGTTTGTGCCCTTTTCTTTAGATGGTCTTCCAATGGCTCCTAAGCCTTTAAATCAAGAAATTGATAATTGGTTTAAGCCTACAACAGAAGAACTTCAATATCTAAGTCGTGAATTGGATGTAGCCTCGTCCTCTCATGCGCCTAATATTGAAAATAATCTTTTTTTAATACAAGCATTTGCTCCTCTTGCCGCTTCTATTTTTAGCAGGCTAAGTTCATCTGTAGCGCATCAATTAAGTATTGAAAGCATTAAAAATCAAGTTGTACTATGGTTAGGCAATTTAGATTATCAACACGAGTTGATCATCCCTAAGCATCAAGCAGCAGTAATTAGTATGCAGCATTACATAGAAATGGCTTTAGGAAATGCTCCCATAAGCTTGGATTATTGTATTGGGCAAGTTTGGAGACACTGTCAGCCAACATTCTATAAAAAATTATCGTTTCACAATTTATCCAATGAGGTTGCTCAAGCTATTATTACTTTGGACGAGCGCATGAAACGCTATGCCTATGGACCACCTGTTGATAGCATTCAACAACTCGTTGCCTTAGTGGATAAGGGGCTTTTGAATCTGGACTTTGTACATAATCCTAGCATAAATTTATCTAAAACAGGGTGGCAAATATCATCCAATCACCAATCAATAGAAGCAACTGTTATGATTGATACCGTCTTAGACTCACCACAACTATTAAAGGTTTCTACGCCTATTATTCGACACTTACTAAAGGATGAGTTGATCGCTCCAATACATGATCAGCTTGGATTAATAACAGATCGTTATTCTTATGCCCTGTCCCAACAAAACAGTCAACAACTTCCTATCGCTGTTTTGGGAAGATTGTGCAAAGGCACAGTACTTGGAGTTGATGCCATATTAGAATGCTTTGGGGAACGCTCCCATCAATGGGCATCCAAAGCCGTTTTATAA
- a CDS encoding DUF421 domain-containing protein: METIFSTQPVDILRILISSAIIYALIIIYIRLLGKRSTSELNNFDWVVTVSIGSIVASTIILKDISVTEGGLAVLILLILQYILTKMMFSSDQLREVVKSTPQLLLFEGKFIDENMKKERILKPEIYAAIRQKGLKSIQQIYAIVLETNSKLSIIPNENSDEIGFSLSDVQGLPEGLKKDLEEKANAPT, encoded by the coding sequence ATGGAAACTATTTTTAGTACTCAACCAGTCGATATTCTAAGAATACTCATTTCATCGGCAATTATATACGCCTTAATTATCATTTATATTCGGCTACTTGGCAAGCGTTCTACTTCTGAGTTAAATAATTTTGATTGGGTAGTAACCGTGTCGATTGGTTCAATTGTTGCCTCTACGATTATTCTCAAAGATATTTCGGTAACAGAAGGAGGACTTGCTGTTCTTATTTTATTAATTCTTCAATACATCTTGACCAAAATGATGTTCTCTTCAGACCAGTTGAGAGAAGTTGTTAAGTCCACGCCTCAATTACTACTCTTTGAAGGAAAATTTATAGATGAAAATATGAAAAAAGAACGCATCCTAAAACCAGAAATATACGCAGCAATCCGCCAAAAGGGGTTAAAATCCATTCAACAAATTTATGCCATAGTTTTAGAAACCAATTCCAAATTGAGTATCATTCCCAATGAAAACTCGGACGAAATTGGTTTTTCTTTGAGTGATGTTCAAGGACTACCAGAAGGTTTGAAAAAAGACCTCGAAGAAAAAGCCAATGCCCCTACCTAA
- a CDS encoding T9SS type A sorting domain-containing protein translates to MNHLYTLKGLMAIAIILLCSFCAPIQASHIPGANITYTCNPANPLEYTFTLTVFRRCPGTHPTTMPASYFTLTNDCGLVNPTIPVFNQVGTEIDVNQLCNSATSNCSGGTQPGIWKYTYEATIILPANCNGWHLEYSLCCRDASSNLNGGSGNTMVTTTTLNTSYSPCNNSPVVTAPPIPYACTNTNFNYCLTTYDQEGDSMSFSLVAPLNLGQAPITHQAGFSITQPLNNFTLDPQTGCLSLNHPNVGNYVVAILIREWDSNGNILTEIIHDFQIMVINCTNTPPNNPVGGISNFSGTGTQTGPNTIAACFGDQVCFDVVFADVDATDVLTITTDGTTLLPGATFTQTGINPVTGTFCWTSQPGYLNDVITFTVQDDGCPVLGTSGFAVDFDITTGVYAGPDVTICGTQTTQLQAFGATSYTWSPAAGLSCTNCPNPIASPSSTTTYTVTGNLVGVCTNVSTVTVNVVPDFPLTLTPSSATICANELVQLNASGPAARGPFTYNWTPASSLNDPAIGNPIANPIVTTNYTVDVTSANGCVMTGNIPITVSGVGPTVNISPVDTTICPGTSAQLNSTAVIYPLTCGISSGCTGTTTQPIVGTGTSGTTTYSPFYGSTSTTSNYTKRIQYIYTAAELNAMGYYGGTIRELALFVTTSTSYNYDDVEIWMGCTSQDEFTNTNFASTASMTQVFGPTNNINLANNNWHNFNITDWDWDGTSNLIIQFCSRETGANGSESVRYSSTSPAYRCIQYATTSTTINACTNATGSRYTNRADMRFTMCQQAATAPVYSWSPVASLSDPTIANPIATPTDTTTYLLNVTDGVSGCTGSAIATINVLDLQLAMNPTGPINMCAGDPAVNLNAQLYENGAVVPLGAAQAYTEATSATLPMCSNVTGGDHTVTFNSGVPDASGNVTLTLCVVGDFGSSSESFTVYGEGGVNLGTYNEVTAGVAYNDCGTTPLCNTITITQAQWNLWNVDGQVIFTIDVNNNVNNFCSVGGGTSNSSCITSADVAYTGVIGTSYIWSPTLGLSNANIQNPTVAPSTTTTYTVTSVFGSCTLTETVDVIVGTPSTTPTLSPIVGTQCPNTTMTLNAGGGVAGVGSAIHWYTGPNGTGTWLGTGSVYSFVPTNGQTIYIRREGACNITTDDFQTINLKDYVYGVNAISTTNYCTDDNGWHHFYDNDEILLSIQGDLTGAPAGFPEITIWDNGTWYQQSQGPFTAPSCAASNLTPGEEYFEMERSWNVNFGGGTLNPPYNVRFYYEASERAAVENAAANWMATYPACGYSYKYANPLGAYWFKNVGSNYTAPDYDGLHLTGVGGVTPNGINYGQFNGVNSFSGGTLGITLVPNILLPVQWLYFDGETDGKVNHLRWATEAEQNSERFNVQRSKDGVTFETIGSVAAQGNSTTTTYYTFDDEHPFEGANYYRLELLEASGEANLSNTILLVIAPDNLGYSFYPNPTDKLVYYQYEATKKEALRIEVLDVLGKQVSTKNVSSVVGMNRIPVDLSAYPNGTYMVRVHHEGTAQVHTSKIIKNKE, encoded by the coding sequence ATGAATCATCTTTACACCCTCAAGGGGTTAATGGCTATTGCCATTATCCTCCTTTGCTCTTTTTGTGCACCTATACAAGCATCACACATACCCGGAGCAAATATTACCTACACTTGTAATCCTGCCAATCCGCTAGAATACACATTCACTTTAACCGTTTTTAGACGCTGCCCTGGGACACACCCAACGACCATGCCTGCATCTTATTTTACTTTGACGAATGACTGTGGTTTGGTAAATCCCACCATACCTGTTTTTAATCAAGTAGGCACGGAGATAGATGTTAACCAATTGTGTAATAGTGCTACTTCCAACTGTAGTGGAGGAACGCAACCTGGAATTTGGAAATACACCTATGAAGCAACAATTATATTACCTGCAAATTGCAACGGTTGGCACTTGGAATATAGTTTGTGCTGTCGAGATGCTTCTAGCAATCTGAATGGTGGATCAGGAAATACGATGGTGACAACCACGACACTGAATACATCGTATTCTCCCTGTAATAATTCTCCTGTTGTTACGGCTCCACCAATTCCTTATGCTTGTACCAATACCAATTTTAATTATTGCTTGACAACTTATGACCAAGAAGGAGATAGTATGTCTTTTTCTTTGGTTGCACCTTTAAATTTAGGTCAGGCGCCAATTACTCATCAAGCTGGATTTTCAATTACACAACCTTTAAACAACTTTACACTAGACCCTCAAACGGGGTGTCTATCTTTAAATCATCCCAATGTTGGCAACTATGTTGTTGCTATTTTGATTAGGGAATGGGACTCCAATGGTAACATACTCACTGAAATTATTCATGATTTTCAAATTATGGTTATCAACTGTACAAATACACCACCTAATAATCCTGTAGGAGGAATTAGTAATTTTAGTGGCACAGGAACACAAACAGGTCCCAATACAATTGCAGCTTGTTTTGGTGATCAAGTCTGCTTTGATGTTGTTTTTGCGGATGTCGATGCAACCGATGTATTGACGATTACAACAGATGGAACCACATTGTTACCTGGAGCAACATTTACACAAACAGGCATAAATCCCGTTACAGGAACTTTTTGTTGGACATCTCAACCTGGCTATTTGAACGATGTCATCACGTTTACAGTACAAGATGACGGCTGCCCTGTTCTGGGAACATCTGGTTTCGCTGTCGATTTTGATATTACAACAGGGGTCTATGCTGGTCCTGATGTTACAATATGTGGGACACAAACAACGCAATTGCAAGCTTTCGGTGCCACCTCTTATACGTGGTCTCCTGCCGCAGGACTGAGTTGTACCAATTGCCCTAATCCGATTGCTAGTCCATCCTCCACCACTACATATACTGTTACAGGAAATTTAGTAGGAGTGTGTACGAATGTTTCTACGGTAACAGTAAATGTAGTTCCTGATTTTCCTCTAACATTGACACCAAGTTCAGCAACAATCTGTGCCAATGAATTGGTACAACTAAATGCTAGTGGTCCTGCTGCTAGAGGTCCGTTTACCTACAACTGGACACCAGCTTCGAGCTTAAATGACCCAGCTATAGGAAATCCCATCGCAAACCCTATCGTAACAACGAATTATACGGTAGATGTAACTTCTGCAAATGGATGTGTAATGACAGGAAATATTCCCATAACGGTTTCGGGAGTAGGGCCAACAGTAAATATATCACCCGTAGACACAACTATTTGTCCTGGAACATCGGCACAGCTTAACTCTACCGCAGTTATATACCCGTTGACTTGTGGCATTAGTTCGGGGTGTACGGGAACAACAACGCAGCCAATAGTAGGAACAGGAACCTCTGGGACAACAACGTATTCTCCTTTTTATGGATCAACATCGACAACATCCAATTATACCAAACGAATCCAATATATTTATACTGCTGCGGAGTTAAATGCGATGGGGTATTATGGAGGAACCATACGAGAATTGGCTCTATTTGTAACAACGTCAACATCATATAATTATGATGATGTTGAGATTTGGATGGGATGTACAAGTCAAGATGAATTTACGAATACTAATTTTGCAAGTACAGCAAGCATGACCCAAGTATTTGGTCCCACCAATAATATAAATTTAGCCAATAACAACTGGCACAACTTTAATATAACCGATTGGGATTGGGACGGAACTTCTAATCTAATCATTCAGTTCTGTTCTAGAGAGACAGGGGCGAATGGCTCTGAGTCTGTTCGTTATTCTAGTACCTCTCCAGCTTATCGTTGTATACAATATGCGACCACTTCCACCACAATTAATGCTTGCACCAATGCAACAGGGTCAAGATATACAAATAGAGCAGACATGCGCTTTACCATGTGTCAACAAGCAGCTACAGCACCTGTTTATAGTTGGTCGCCTGTCGCAAGCCTATCTGATCCAACGATTGCCAACCCAATTGCAACACCAACAGATACGACAACTTATTTGTTAAATGTAACAGATGGTGTGTCAGGGTGTACTGGTTCTGCTATCGCAACGATAAATGTCTTAGATTTACAGTTGGCAATGAATCCTACGGGACCTATTAATATGTGTGCAGGAGATCCTGCGGTGAACTTAAATGCTCAGTTATACGAAAATGGTGCTGTTGTTCCTCTTGGAGCAGCACAAGCTTATACAGAAGCTACTTCCGCTACTTTGCCAATGTGTTCTAATGTTACAGGGGGCGATCATACTGTAACATTTAATTCAGGAGTGCCGGATGCTTCAGGAAATGTTACGCTTACCTTATGTGTGGTTGGAGATTTTGGATCTTCTAGTGAAAGTTTTACAGTATATGGGGAAGGAGGTGTCAATTTAGGAACGTACAATGAAGTGACCGCAGGAGTAGCTTATAATGATTGTGGAACAACACCTTTGTGTAATACGATAACCATTACACAAGCACAATGGAACTTGTGGAATGTAGATGGGCAAGTTATTTTTACCATTGATGTTAATAATAATGTTAATAATTTCTGCTCAGTTGGCGGCGGAACATCGAATTCTTCTTGTATTACTAGTGCTGATGTTGCCTATACTGGTGTTATCGGAACAAGTTATATTTGGTCACCAACTCTAGGATTGAGTAATGCAAACATTCAAAATCCAACTGTTGCGCCATCAACAACAACAACTTATACCGTTACTTCTGTATTTGGTTCTTGTACGCTGACAGAAACAGTAGATGTTATCGTAGGAACACCCTCTACCACTCCTACTTTGTCACCTATCGTAGGAACACAGTGTCCTAATACAACAATGACACTTAATGCTGGAGGAGGAGTTGCAGGAGTTGGTTCTGCCATTCATTGGTATACTGGACCGAATGGGACGGGAACATGGCTAGGCACAGGAAGTGTTTATTCTTTTGTCCCTACTAATGGTCAGACCATATATATTCGCCGAGAGGGAGCTTGTAATATTACAACGGATGATTTTCAGACGATCAATTTAAAAGATTATGTCTATGGAGTAAATGCTATTTCAACAACTAATTATTGTACTGATGACAATGGTTGGCATCATTTCTATGATAACGACGAAATACTATTATCTATACAAGGAGATTTGACTGGTGCGCCTGCTGGATTTCCTGAGATTACAATATGGGACAATGGTACTTGGTATCAACAATCGCAAGGACCATTTACAGCTCCTTCTTGTGCTGCAAGCAACCTAACACCAGGAGAGGAATATTTTGAAATGGAGCGTAGTTGGAATGTTAATTTTGGAGGTGGAACACTAAACCCACCTTACAACGTACGTTTCTATTATGAAGCGTCTGAAAGGGCTGCGGTAGAGAATGCAGCAGCAAACTGGATGGCAACTTATCCTGCCTGTGGGTATTCTTACAAATATGCCAATCCTTTAGGGGCTTATTGGTTTAAGAATGTTGGCTCTAATTATACTGCTCCAGATTATGATGGACTTCATTTGACAGGGGTAGGAGGAGTGACTCCGAATGGAATTAATTATGGTCAATTTAATGGCGTTAATAGTTTTTCTGGTGGAACGCTAGGAATTACGCTTGTGCCTAATATTTTATTGCCTGTGCAGTGGTTGTATTTTGATGGAGAAACAGACGGCAAAGTCAATCATTTGCGTTGGGCAACAGAAGCAGAACAAAACTCAGAACGTTTTAATGTACAACGGAGTAAGGATGGAGTAACTTTTGAAACAATAGGAAGTGTCGCTGCACAAGGCAACTCAACAACAACAACTTATTATACATTTGATGACGAACATCCTTTTGAAGGGGCGAATTACTATCGCTTAGAATTGCTAGAAGCGAGTGGAGAAGCTAATTTGTCCAATACTATTTTATTAGTCATTGCTCCAGATAATTTGGGCTATAGTTTTTATCCCAATCCAACCGATAAACTTGTTTATTATCAATACGAAGCAACTAAAAAAGAAGCTTTACGAATAGAAGTATTGGATGTATTAGGGAAACAAGTATCGACTAAAAATGTATCGAGTGTCGTAGGCATGAATCGTATCCCTGTTGACTTGTCCGCTTATCCAAATGGAACTTATATGGTGCGTGTACATCATGAAGGGACAGCGCAGGTACATACTTCAAAAATTATTAAAAACAAAGAGTAA
- a CDS encoding CotH kinase family protein — protein sequence MKNKFQVLVIIVGCSLLFSSCYKETFVVSGTGLADWTATTHSSSATPDYATVFNQNQVNRVDIVIDARYWTIMENNLNDIYGGSSTSSGNTGGRPGGGGPGGGQGGNTGGTTIGGGGNFSEQTPTYVPCNWFFNGKQWYNVGIRYKGNSSLASAYQAGNGKLPFRIKFDYYEDEYPEITGQTFYGFSDLSLSSNYDDQSFMREKVAADLFREFGVAAPQTAFYELYIDYGEGPVYFGLYTFVEVVFDAMLASQFGSNAGNCYKPDGDGAAWSTTNFNITDFEKKTNEATGDWSDIWSVYNALHASTRNTNTTQYQADLEAVFDVNMFLKYLAVNTTIQNWDTYGRMTHNYYLYNNPSNGLITWIPWDNNEAFQEGKMGGSLAFELNDASLESWPLISYLMNQPKYRAIYDGYIDNFINSTFEPTKMQNQYNAMKILIESSVNKEINGYTYLTGSSSFGNAVTTIIDHTSTRYNAANDYLN from the coding sequence ATGAAAAATAAATTTCAAGTATTGGTAATAATTGTAGGTTGTAGCTTGCTTTTTTCATCTTGCTACAAAGAAACATTTGTAGTGTCAGGAACAGGATTGGCAGATTGGACGGCAACAACGCATTCATCATCAGCTACTCCCGATTATGCTACGGTATTCAATCAAAACCAAGTTAATCGAGTGGATATAGTTATTGACGCACGTTATTGGACAATTATGGAGAACAATTTAAATGACATTTATGGCGGCAGCAGTACAAGCAGTGGAAATACTGGTGGAAGACCTGGTGGCGGTGGTCCTGGTGGCGGTCAAGGAGGAAACACAGGTGGAACGACTATTGGAGGAGGCGGAAATTTCTCTGAACAAACTCCTACATACGTGCCTTGCAATTGGTTTTTTAATGGCAAGCAGTGGTATAATGTTGGAATTCGTTACAAAGGAAATTCTAGTTTGGCTTCAGCCTATCAAGCAGGAAATGGAAAACTCCCATTTAGAATTAAGTTTGATTATTATGAAGATGAGTACCCAGAAATAACAGGACAAACTTTTTATGGATTTTCAGATCTTTCTTTGAGTAGTAATTATGATGATCAGTCTTTTATGAGGGAAAAAGTTGCTGCTGATTTGTTTAGAGAGTTTGGTGTTGCAGCTCCTCAAACGGCTTTTTATGAATTGTATATTGATTATGGAGAAGGACCTGTTTACTTTGGTTTGTATACTTTTGTAGAAGTTGTTTTTGATGCTATGTTGGCTAGCCAGTTTGGTAGTAATGCAGGAAATTGTTACAAACCTGATGGAGATGGTGCTGCTTGGTCTACTACTAATTTTAATATAACTGATTTTGAGAAAAAGACCAATGAGGCGACTGGAGATTGGTCTGATATCTGGTCGGTGTATAATGCCCTACACGCTTCTACCCGTAATACTAACACCACACAATATCAAGCTGATTTAGAAGCTGTCTTCGATGTAAATATGTTTCTGAAGTACTTGGCTGTCAATACAACCATTCAAAATTGGGATACTTATGGTAGAATGACGCACAATTACTACTTGTATAACAACCCTTCAAATGGCTTGATAACATGGATTCCTTGGGATAATAACGAAGCATTTCAAGAAGGTAAAATGGGAGGTTCTTTGGCTTTTGAATTAAACGATGCCTCCTTGGAAAGTTGGCCGTTGATATCCTATCTAATGAATCAACCAAAGTATAGAGCAATTTATGATGGATATATTGATAATTTTATTAACAGCACTTTTGAGCCAACAAAGATGCAAAATCAATATAATGCCATGAAGATTTTAATTGAAAGCTCTGTTAATAAGGAGATTAATGGATATACTTACTTGACAGGAAGTAGTAGTTTTGGTAATGCTGTTACGACTATTATTGATCATACTTCGACAAGGTATAATGCTGCTAATGACTATTTAAATTAG
- a CDS encoding DUF2490 domain-containing protein: MIELKVRKDEGLNLKLLQKQNMIRLKKGRILFFWSLLLWGIGTQTATAQDGTNVVTSDFESWISAGIRLKVHKKWTFELSEQIRFNRNSTQVDQYFTNLAIGYEPFKFIEFGGAFRFSQYNEGDGSYSPHYRINADVTFKHQIKRFSFDYRLRYQFRNELGVTSIEGDYLKHGFRLRAKAKYNIKKIPLEPSFAVEMFSEYEKYTLPVVDKLRFTAALAYDFKKYGKVKLFYNLEQELFTAYPKTVGIIGLGYVYTIKIKKKK, translated from the coding sequence ATGATCGAACTAAAAGTTAGAAAAGATGAAGGACTAAATTTAAAATTACTACAAAAACAAAACATGATTAGATTAAAAAAAGGGAGAATACTATTTTTCTGGAGTTTGCTACTTTGGGGAATTGGTACCCAAACAGCTACGGCACAGGATGGTACGAATGTAGTGACATCTGATTTTGAGAGTTGGATTTCTGCAGGTATACGATTAAAAGTACACAAAAAATGGACTTTTGAGCTTAGCGAACAAATTCGATTTAATAGAAACTCTACACAAGTAGATCAGTATTTTACTAATTTAGCAATTGGTTATGAGCCGTTTAAGTTTATAGAATTTGGAGGAGCTTTTCGGTTTTCGCAATACAATGAAGGGGATGGGAGTTATAGCCCACATTACCGAATCAACGCAGATGTTACATTTAAGCACCAAATCAAGCGTTTTTCATTTGATTATCGTTTGAGATATCAATTTAGAAATGAGTTGGGAGTGACGAGCATAGAAGGAGATTATTTGAAGCATGGTTTTAGATTAAGGGCAAAAGCAAAGTATAACATCAAGAAAATTCCTTTGGAGCCTAGTTTTGCTGTAGAAATGTTTAGTGAATACGAAAAATATACATTACCTGTCGTTGATAAACTTCGATTTACAGCAGCATTAGCCTATGATTTTAAAAAGTATGGCAAGGTTAAATTGTTTTATAATTTGGAACAAGAGCTATTTACAGCTTATCCCAAAACAGTGGGAATTATAGGGTTAGGTTATGTTTATACTATTAAAATTAAAAAGAAGAAATAA
- a CDS encoding carbonic anhydrase: MANNISWQDALNRLKTGNANFVADSLDGKLQNSSRRNELTSGQAPFAIILSCADSRVVPELSFDTGLGELFVIRVAGNVANTSTIASIEYAVAHLGVNLIVVMGHESCGAITAALAGGDNGYNLNHLLGHVTPAMSASEDKNVNTVVKVNAHLTCKQLVSRSSIIEDAAKNKGLKIVPAFYNLGSGQVDFIEE, encoded by the coding sequence ATGGCAAATAATATATCTTGGCAAGATGCCTTAAATCGTTTAAAAACAGGAAATGCAAATTTTGTAGCAGATAGTTTGGATGGTAAACTTCAAAACTCTTCTCGTCGTAACGAATTAACTTCAGGGCAGGCTCCCTTTGCAATTATTCTTAGTTGTGCTGATAGTCGTGTTGTACCAGAATTATCATTTGATACTGGTTTGGGAGAATTATTTGTAATTCGAGTAGCTGGAAATGTTGCCAACACATCTACAATCGCTAGTATCGAATATGCTGTGGCACATTTAGGTGTCAATTTAATCGTTGTAATGGGACATGAAAGTTGTGGAGCAATCACGGCTGCATTAGCTGGAGGAGACAATGGTTATAACCTAAATCACTTATTGGGGCACGTAACTCCTGCTATGAGTGCTTCTGAAGATAAAAATGTTAACACAGTTGTAAAAGTAAACGCACATTTAACTTGTAAGCAATTGGTTTCTCGTTCTTCAATTATTGAGGATGCAGCTAAAAATAAAGGTCTAAAAATAGTTCCTGCATTTTATAACTTAGGGAGTGGTCAAGTAGATTTTATAGAGGAGTAA
- a CDS encoding T9SS type A sorting domain-containing protein, whose amino-acid sequence MKHRFIFILLLSLFYSAQAQDTIIVYDILNQSITKIDPVAYDSTQTFNHTSFSMGTLGNPTPLSTIPPNSNLFPNSNFSKPELAENFHNLLDYPIRTAVALHFYNADTFSGTGCSGIMVGPDLVLTAAHCVSGIGSAPTWHTDSFLIAPAYNNGQLQSSLPSSWVKKIYLFQENYNGSIQHETALLQLREPIGLDIGWVGIAYSSDASYFDNKVFHKLSYPSIRDPFDTSKVYNGDSLYYNYGYIDTFPSSYSAYLGVRDGWGVPGQSGSSLFYTDNLNAYYSFGVFSFSHNYSHAHINAQIFYQLQNIIDNYAYTVPISTIPNTSSVKVYPNPFKTQTTFEFENPSSIAYDFELIDVQGRVVIKQHQIKDNSLTINRKNLNQGIYFFRFIHKGQTIFSGKLQVQD is encoded by the coding sequence ATGAAACATCGCTTTATTTTTATCTTGCTTCTTAGCTTGTTTTATTCTGCACAAGCTCAAGATACGATTATTGTTTATGACATCTTAAACCAAAGTATCACCAAAATTGATCCTGTTGCTTACGACAGTACTCAGACATTTAATCACACGAGTTTTTCGATGGGAACCCTAGGAAACCCAACACCTCTAAGCACCATTCCTCCTAATAGCAATTTATTTCCAAACAGCAACTTTAGTAAACCTGAACTAGCAGAAAATTTTCACAATCTACTAGACTATCCAATTCGGACGGCAGTAGCACTCCATTTTTACAATGCCGACACTTTTTCGGGAACAGGCTGTTCAGGCATTATGGTTGGTCCTGATTTGGTCTTGACCGCAGCACACTGCGTCAGTGGCATTGGTAGCGCTCCAACATGGCATACCGATAGTTTTTTAATTGCTCCTGCCTATAATAATGGCCAGTTACAAAGCAGTTTGCCATCTAGTTGGGTTAAAAAGATTTATCTTTTCCAAGAAAATTACAACGGTTCTATTCAACACGAAACAGCTCTACTGCAACTCCGAGAACCCATTGGCTTGGATATTGGATGGGTTGGCATTGCTTATAGTTCTGATGCTAGCTATTTTGATAATAAAGTATTTCACAAACTTAGTTATCCTTCAATAAGAGACCCATTTGATACATCAAAGGTATATAATGGTGATAGTCTTTATTACAACTATGGTTATATTGACACCTTCCCTTCTTCTTATTCAGCTTACTTAGGAGTTAGAGACGGATGGGGTGTTCCAGGTCAGAGTGGTAGTTCTCTTTTTTATACTGACAATCTCAATGCTTACTATTCCTTTGGCGTATTCTCGTTCTCACACAACTATTCACATGCCCACATCAATGCTCAAATATTTTATCAATTACAAAACATTATTGATAATTATGCCTACACCGTTCCTATTAGCACCATTCCCAATACATCTTCGGTCAAAGTCTATCCAAATCCTTTTAAGACACAAACCACATTTGAATTTGAAAACCCATCGAGCATTGCCTATGATTTTGAATTAATAGATGTACAAGGCAGGGTTGTTATAAAACAACATCAAATAAAAGATAATTCACTAACAATCAATCGAAAAAACTTAAATCAGGGCATTTATTTTTTTAGATTTATACACAAAGGACAAACAATATTTAGTGGTAAATTGCAAGTTCAAGACTAA